Proteins encoded by one window of Mustela erminea isolate mMusErm1 chromosome 7, mMusErm1.Pri, whole genome shotgun sequence:
- the NXT1 gene encoding NTF2-related export protein 1, translated as MASVDFKTYVDQACRAAEEFVNVYYTTMDKRRRLLSRLYMGTATLVWNGNAVSGQESLSEFFEMLPSSEFQINVVDCQPVHDEATPSQTTVLVVICGTVKFEGNKQRDFNQNFILTAQASPSNTVWKIASDCFRFQDWAS; from the coding sequence ATGGCATCCGTGGACTTCAAGACCTACGTGGATCAGGCCTGCAGAGCTGCTGAGGAGTTTGTGAATGTGTACTACACCACCATGGACAAACGACGGCGTCTGCTGTCCCGCCTGTACATGGGCACGGCCACCCTGGTGTGGAACGGAAACGCTGTTTCAGGACAAGAGTCCTTGAGTGAGTTTTTTGAAATGTTACCTTCCAGTGAGTTCCAAATCAACGTGGTAGACTGCCAGCCTGTCCATGATGAAGCCACCCCGAGCCAGACCACAGTCCTTGTTGTGATCTGTGGAACAGTGAAGTTTGAAGGCAACAAACAACGGGACTTTAACCAAAACTTCATTCTGACTGCCCAGGCCTCACCCAGCAACACGGTGTGGAAGATAGCAAGTGACTGCTTCCGGTTCCAAGACTGGGCCAGCTAG